The DNA window TGATGATGATAGTTTCTCAAGCTCTTTTGGTTATGGAAAATAGAAACTTTCGAAAGTTAACCTCGTTGTAGCTCGAGGAGATaagttttgaaatttatatttaatgcaaTCTTTAATAAGTAAAGATGATGTGAATGTTGTACGAAGTAAAGCAGCTTCAAAATTATGACACCGAAGActtggtcacattagtgaaaaggggttGAATTTTCtagttaagaaaaatattattccGGGTTTGAGTGAGACAGATTTGGAGAATTGTTCTCATTGTCTTCTGGGAAAGAAAACTCGAGTATCGTTCAAGCATAATCCTCTCTCAAGAAAGTCAGATCTCTTAGAGTTGGTGCATTTAGACGTTTGTGGACCTTTAAAGGTACAAACTAATAGTGGTGTTCTTTACTTTGTAATgtttattgatgatcattctAGAAAGCTTTGGATCTATGTTTTGAAAACTAAAGATAAAGTTTTAAACAAGTTCAAGGAATTTCATGCTCTTGTTGAAAGAGAGGAAAGATGATCAAGTGCATTCGTAGTGATAATGGTGGTGAGTATTTTGGTCCATTTAATGCATATTGCAAACAATATGGGATCAAACACCAGAAGACACCTCCAAAGATTCCTGAGTTGTAAAGTGAATAGAGGCAATGTCCAGTTTCGTGGCATCATTAGTCTTGTCCACCCTAAAGAATTGCTCGGTGGATATGAGCTAGTCCTCCACATTGGTCCCATCAAACTAAGGGTAATCAACCTTGGTGAGTCGGGTTGGAGGAACGTAGTGTTGGCCATATTGGAAGGGCCTATTCGAAGGAGGACCGAGGCAAAAGgcatcatcatagggtctggtGCGGGGTTCTTGGCCATTTCCAAGCGCACCAGTTTCAATGGCTGTATTCTTTCTTCAGCGACATTGAACCTTCTTTCCATGTTATTGCTTAATTAGGTCATATTTTGCATAAGGACAGCGTGCATAGAGGTTGATTGTTGGGACAGACCTTCGATTAGGGTCTTTAGAGCATCCATCAATTTTTGATGGCGGGTTTCTATCGTTTtagaatcgtcttgctctgataccaagatgttaagAGTTGATTTGTAACTAGTGTTTGTGAGTTCTTGATTTCAAGAACCAGGTgagaaatatataatcaaagtgCAACGGAAGGGTTTTTTAATGAAGAATTTAAGATGAGGGGAAAAAAGAATTAAGGATGAGAAAAGAATATTGATGGTCTATACCAAATAGTCCAAAATAAAGGTTCAAAACATAAAACACAATTGAggtgaagaactttcacaagaACTTTCATATATTCATTCCATCATATTCCTGGGTCATTGGGGAAGAGAGATCAACATTATATAAGTGCTTATTTACCCCCGAATATTCAGTTACAACaactactagaaaataacagaattcggttggTTGAAAAACCGAAAAGTAAAACAAAacagaatattaaaaaaaaacagaaatctAGCCCAAGTGCTCAATTGGACCGAATAAGGTGCTTGATTTATTTTGGGACCGCAATATTAATTTCTGGACCATAACACAACCATATATatgggaaattggacgaaatgaccctaaagattgGGTCATTTGCCTCTGTGGTCAcccaataataaaattgatctggtgaccactttattttttttagacgaaattacccttttcgcgtaacgcgaagggacttcgcgaaacgcgaagtgaaacagtgtgaatatatatactcaaattttttcattttcttcatttcgtttctctctcttatctttcttctctctctgttCTTGTTCGTCGGCGGCGGCGAAACTTTGACGACAGCGACTTCGGCTATGCCTtgaatctacaaagataagaaaccttaaccctgaatcgatgtttataatacagATTTATGCTCTTATTTCCATATCTtaatttcaaaccctaaccctaacccaaatcgatttatgttcatgtttctaatatctccatctgaaaacctaaatcaatttatgttcttattgtctattatcttcatttcaaacgatttatgttctttttaatgaaaccctaaccctaaatcaattaaatctgttcatattggttcatatttgttcatatttgttcatatttgttcatatttgttcatatttgttaatattggttcatactggttcatattggttcatattggttcattttttgttcatcttattgttcttatgtcgatgatgatatttgcagatcatatgggttctgtttcacgaagggcttctcgttacgcgaagggcttcttgttacgcgaagggcttctcgtttcgcgaagggcttctcgtttcgcgaagggcttcacgtTTTGCGAAGGGCTTCACGAATCTAATCTTGGGCGAAGATATTGAAAGAAATGGGTCGGGATTCAGTGAAGAAGTACTTACAGCAAGACGAAAACCGGCTAAGTGCCGACGTTATGGATGAAGGGTTTTCTCAATAGTCAATACAATTGAGTTGTTTTCATTTAGgtgttttataattatatgttaaagggTTTGTTTGTAGAATTGCATTTTGATAGGGGGAgacatagagaaattgagattgGACTTGGATAAACTTCCCTTCATATTAAGGAACTTTAATCCAATTTGCATTATTAAACCTAATCCTAATGGAAATTAAAATAAGCTTCATTTTCTTAGATACTCTAATTAAAAGGAAGCTTCATTTCTTTtgtctgttttatttttataatcagatatatatgaaacttttctaattattaatgtaatattgtACTTCCATTCTGTCacctaaagaaattaaatgataaatatatttttgttatttacaaTTTGGGATAGAAATTTAAGATAAAACTCACCAAAATGGAATGTTTTTATCATTCATACTCACCAAGAAGTTTCAAACTAGACTAGagagttatcatatatatatatagctataaaaaaacaaaaaatggagGAAATGGTGTCGTTGACGACATTCATGTTTATACAATCCCTCCACTTCATCTTCCGGTTCATCACGATCCGTTGGCTTCTCATAAAATCGCTCACGAGATTTCTCCCTATCACCCTCTCTATCTCTTCCATTTTCACGGGATTTTTCCCTACACATGATGGGAAATGAAAgtgaagaaaattataaaaattatgcagATTAAAAGATCTCATATTGTCTACTTGTTATAGGTAGTGGATGCAAGCTCTATTAGATATACAACCATCATTGCATTCTTTCCTCTTCAAAATTTAACTCAAGTTGTTCAGCAAATACATTGAGAAAGtaacatataaagaaaaaattcacATAGAGTTTCTAAAGAGGCTTGTGAAAGTAAAAGGCATCCTAATCAATTACCTCcccaattgttttttatttacatcttcACCTCCAATCCTGGTTGTTCCTAGACCCCTACCAAGTCGACGAGGTTTCCAGTTTGGAACTGTTCTACCTCGTTCAACATCGACAAACACTCTTCTATTATCAATCTTTATTCCATCAGCTTGTTTATATGCAGCTATAGAAAACACATGTAGGGCTAGGAATCAGGAAAAGAAATAAACAcacacatataaaatataacatcgATCTATACAAATTACAAACAGACCTTTCATGCCTCTTGTGTGCACATACTCTATGAATGCATAAAgggaagcccttcgcgaaacgagaagcccttcgcgtaacgagaagcccttcgcgtaacaagaagcccttcgcgtaacaagaagcccttcgcgtaacgagaaacCCTTCGtgaaacggaacccatatgatctgcaaatatcatcatcaacataagaacaataagatgaacaaaaaaagaaatatgaaccaatatgaaccagtatgaaccaatattaacaaatatgaacaaatatgaacaaatatgaaccaatttgaaccaatatgaacaaatttaattaatttagggttagggtttcattaaaaagaacataaatcgtttgaaatgaagatattagacaataagaacataaattcaTTTAGGGTTTTTAGATAAAGATACTggaaacatgaaaataaaaccatttgggttagggttagggtttcgaatgaagaaatacaaataagaacataaatctgttatataaacatagatTCAGGGATGAGgtttcttatctttgtagatttAGGTCATAGTAGTCGCCGTCGCCGGAGTTTACGCCGCCGCCGACAAAATGAGAGAGAGGACACCttgagagagaaacaaaatgagagaaatgaaaaaatttgagtatatatatcaatactgtttcacttcgcgaaacgcgaacttccatcgcgttacgcgaaaagggtaattttgtcaaaaaaaaataaagtggtcaccagatcaaattttattatttgtgatCACGGACGCAAATGACCctatctttagggtcatttagtcCAATTTCCCTATATATTGAATGGGTATGAATAAAAGtctcaaatattttgtttcccACAAAAatctgaaataattttttttttcttttttagactCTGGTTTGTGGTCTTGATAGTAATACTTTGAATGAATGGAAACTTATTCTTAAAAGAATAGAGAACATTAATTATATACCAagcaaatatataatatctaaatGAAAGTAAAtccataattattaaataatgcTCCACCAATCACAAACATCTTATAAAATTGACTTTTGACTTTGAATCAAAATAGTCCATAGAGATAatatcactttatatatatatatatatatatatatatatatatatatatatatatatatatatatatatatatatattcaaatacaTATTCAAATACGTCGCAAAAGAGTGTCCACCATATTCATATACATATGGTCAAATACGTCGCAAAAGAGTGTCCACCATATTCATATACATATGGTCAAATATGCCGCAAAAGAGTGTCCAccatatttatatacatatggTCAAATACACCGCAAAAGAGTGTCTACCTTGTCATGACGGTTAACTATTGAACCATTTTAAATTCatcaattttaacaatatttttttaaattattaatacaaaatgGTAGAAATAATAGTTGTTTAAGTCCAACCACaaacaattaaacaaaaattaagaaaaaaaaacattaaaaaaatcagtcCAACACAAAAACGTTCATTAATAGACCAAGATAATGAGTTATTGGTCTATCCCAACCGATTTACTCAATAAAacctctttttatttaaataatccaccCTTCTCAATtgtcaataataatataattataattaaaaggATTGGACAAATTCTAACACAATTAATACTTAAAAAAGATCAAAGAAAACTACAAATATAGAAACAGTGACACTCTCCTAGACAAACTGAAGTAATTTGGATTCCTGGGAATAGTACGATGAATCAGTAGTTGGTGTAGTAGCCGTTGCAGTTTCAGAACCAAACTTGGGTGGATAATTAGTGTCAATCTTAACTTGTAGCAATTTCGAGACTTCATCCATTGATGGTCTAGCTTGTGGATTAGAATTCAAGCAACAAACAGCCAAGTTTATGATACATTTCAATTCATCTTCAAGCTCTTGGCCTAATGGTTGCGCTAGTCTCCGATCCAATGCATCATCCAACAACAATATCTTCACTTGATTGGACGACAACTTGGATATGAGTTCATGCGGGTGCGACCCATATAAAATTTCAAGAGCCAGAACCCCGAAGCTGTAAACGTCGCATTTCTCGGTCGTTACTGGCGTATAAGCCAACTCTACATCAACAAacaaaaaactaatttaaaattaatcacatAACATAGTATAATCGATCATGGAATATCGTACCTGGAGCGATGTAACCGTATGTTCCAGCAACGGTTGTCCAATTGGAAGAATTAGGCTTCAAGAACTTGGATGTTCCGAAATCGGAGACATGAGCTTCAAATTCCTTGTCGAGTAAAATATTCTTACTTGAAATGTCTCTATGGATTATGGGAGGAACACAACTATGGTGCAAATAACAGAGTGCATCAACCACTCCTTTCACTATTCTAATTCTTATTTCCCAAATCAATTCCTTGGCCAATTTTTCTGACCCCAAAACGCTATCCAATGATCCGTTTTCCAACAGCTCAGACACCAAGAACGTCTCCCTTTCGTGTGAACAAAACCCATAAAGCTTCACGATATTCCTATGTCTCGTTTGGGTCAGGGTCTTTATCTCGTTCGCAAACGCCCTCGCTTCCCCTACTCCCATTTCTACAGTAATCGACGAATCCGTATTCAGTTTCTTAACCGCAACAGCTTCCCCGTCTGGCAATTCCGCTCTGTAGACTTTCGCCGACCCTCCGGTCCCGATCAAATACTCGTCGCTAAAGTTTTTAGTCGCGTCTATGATATCCCATTACGCCAACTTCCCATCGTAACTCCATATCGAGAAATGATTCTCTCGGCAGCCGTCGCCTCCTCCGGATGGAGAGCTCTTTCTGCGAGATCTAAAGACAACGAGTGCTCCAACTGTCGCTAAAACTACAATCAGTAGTAATCCTCCCAAAGAACACGCAACAATGATGGCAATGTCCCTGTTTGAATGacccttcttcttgttttggcTTGTAGTTATGGGGCATGGTTTTAAAAGCTTAAAATTGCTACAGAGATCTTTGTTATTGGAGAAGTTGGTTGGAGGTGACGAACGGAAGAAATGGTTGTCAGGCAATGGCCCCTCAAGGTCATTATAAGAAAGGTCAATGGAGTCTAAGCTGAGCATATTAGTTAAGCTATTTGGTATTGAACCAGAGAGACGATTATGAGAGAGATTCAAAGATTCTAACTTTATGAGGTTCCCAAGTTGAGGAGAAATAGACCCGGTTAAGTAATTCCCACTCAGATCAAGAGAAATCTGTAAAGAGTCAAGAGAACCGATTTGGTCGGGGATGGAGCCATTTAGTCTGTTATTGCTAAGGGTTAAAGATATTAACTTTGATAAACTCCCAATCTGGCTAGGAATTCGTCCAGTTAATACGTTTGAAGAAAGATCCAAATGTTCCAAATTGATGAACCCTCCAATTCCCTGAGGAATCATGCCGGAAAGACTATTTCCGGACAAGTTCAAATTGTTTAATCTTGATAACTTTCCGAGGTTTTCAGGTATTTCTCCTGAAAGTTTATTGAAAGAAATATCAAGTTTTTCTAATTGGGTGAGATTTTCACCAAATTCTTTTGGGATTTCTCCGTTAATCATGTTTCCAGCAAGTCCGAGGAATGTGAGGTCCTTGCTAACTGCCCAATTGGGTGAGAGGCTTCCACCCAACAAATTATCGGTCAATTCCATATAGTTGAGATTCGGGTAGATTCCAAAATCGCGATCTAAAACGCCCGTTAATTGATTGCTCTGCAACCTCACTCTATACAGAGTCGAACAATTCCTTAGGCTAGATGGGATTGGACCGGAGAAGTGATTCCTAGCTGCCGTGAAATTAACAAGCTTTCCAAACTTGCAAACATGGCTAGGAAGTTGGCCGGTGAAATTATTAAGGGCGAATTGAAGATTCACCATAGCTGAGAGGTTTCCAATATCTTGTGGTAATTCGCCAAATAAATTGTTGGAAAACAAATTCAAGTCTGTTAATTTGGTCAAGGAACCGAAACTCCAAGGAATTCTTCCCGACAACTGGTTTTGGTTTAGGTGCAAGAATGTAATGTTGGTCAAGTTTCCCAAAGATGTTGGAATCGGACCGAAGAAGTTGTTGTTGTCAAATGCCAAGCTTTCCAAGTGAACTAAGTTCCCTAGTTCATTCGGCAAGGGTCCTCCTAGAAGTGTGTCTTGAAAATGTAGCTTCTTAAGACTTACTAGACCGGTTTTGGCATGGCTAGATGAGTTTGGAAAGAGCCTAGGATCAAGCTCCCCGGTTATATTGTTCCGGGAGAGATCAAGTTCCACGAGTCTACTTAGATTAGACACGGAAAGTGGAATAGGCCCGTGAAGAGAATTTGTAGAGAGATCGAGTAATTCGAGTTTGGAAAGCGTGCCTATATCGGAAGGTATAGTACCTGTGAGGCCATTGACTTTGAGGTCGAGTCGAATGAGATTGGGGAAAGCTAAAGGGTCGAATTTTTCGAGGGTGCCGATTAGGTTTGTGTGGGCAAGGTTTATGGCAAAGACATCCCCCGAAAGAGAGCAATTGATTCCCACCCATTGGCAATGGGGTGATGTGGAATTATCGATATGGAGCCATGAAGTGAGAATAGGTTGGTCTCCGAGGCTTTCCTTCCATTTCAGAAGGGCCTCGGTTTGTGGGGAAGATGCTTCGGCTTTGAAGAGGAGGGATGCCATTAGTGGCATGAAAAATAAtaggaggagaagaagatggTTCATTGAGTTGGCCATGATTAGTTTTTTAGTTTTGTGGGTAATGATAAAAGAAGGGGAGCTTGTAATTTATATACAAGATGCATGCGCTTCTACCTTTAAAAACATTTGAATTTTGGACTTTTTATTGTTATGACGtgttttcttcttcattattttctttaaatggTATATACTCACTTGCAAAGACTCAGAGCCGGccccgagttttgggctgcACCAGACCTGTTAGAAAAATGCTCGATAATTTTTGTTACCTTAGGTCgagttaaaatttaataaaaaaatggttttggGTGAGGTTTGAACccataacaaaaacaaagattttaaattttatctagAACCCCTAGCTATAACATCTtaggtttaaaattataatatatttaattaaaaccttaatatttttaataaatgggaTGCCCTGGGgagtgggctgccctagcccgagGGCTTGTCGGACTTACCCCAGGACCGGCCTTGCAAAGACTCCacgtgagtttttttttttactgaaataataacattttatattatttttgatctTTTACACACAATTTTTAT is part of the Impatiens glandulifera chromosome 1, dImpGla2.1, whole genome shotgun sequence genome and encodes:
- the LOC124920602 gene encoding MDIS1-interacting receptor like kinase 2-like, translating into MPLMASLLFKAEASSPQTEALLKWKESLGDQPILTSWLHIDNSTSPHCQWVGINCSLSGDVFAINLAHTNLIGTLEKFDPLAFPNLIRLDLKVNGLTGTIPSDIGTLSKLELLDLSTNSLHGPIPLSVSNLSRLVELDLSRNNITGELDPRLFPNSSSHAKTGLVSLKKLHFQDTLLGGPLPNELGNLVHLESLAFDNNNFFGPIPTSLGNLTNITFLHLNQNQLSGRIPWSFGSLTKLTDLNLFSNNLFGELPQDIGNLSAMVNLQFALNNFTGQLPSHVCKFGKLVNFTAARNHFSGPIPSSLRNCSTLYRVRLQSNQLTGVLDRDFGIYPNLNYMELTDNLLGGSLSPNWAVSKDLTFLGLAGNMINGEIPKEFGENLTQLEKLDISFNKLSGEIPENLGKLSRLNNLNLSGNSLSGMIPQGIGGFINLEHLDLSSNVLTGRIPSQIGSLSKLISLTLSNNRLNGSIPDQIGSLDSLQISLDLSGNYLTGSISPQLGNLIKLESLNLSHNRLSGSIPNSLTNMLSLDSIDLSYNDLEGPLPDNHFFRSSPPTNFSNNKDLCSNFKLLKPCPITTSQNKKKGHSNRDIAIIVACSLGGLLLIVVLATVGALVVFRSRRKSSPSGGGDGCRENHFSIWSYDGKLA
- the LOC124921116 gene encoding probable leucine-rich repeat receptor-like protein kinase At1g35710 → MGVGEARAFANEIKTLTQTRHRNIVKLYGFCSHERETFLVSELLENGSLDSVLGSEKLAKELIWEIRIRIVKGVVDALCYLHHSCVPPIIHRDISSKNILLDKEFEAHVSDFGTSKFLKPNSSNWTTVAGTYGYIAPELAYTPVTTEKCDVYSFGVLALEILYGSHPHELISKLSSNQVKILLLDDALDRRLAQPLGQELEDELKCIINLAVCCLNSNPQARPSMDEVSKLLQVKIDTNYPPKFGSETATATTPTTDSSYYSQESKLLQFV